A region of Piscinibacter gummiphilus DNA encodes the following proteins:
- a CDS encoding MotA/TolQ/ExbB proton channel family protein, which translates to MSISQDFMHAATINLLYAGIAILTFVILERLVYYVYLTTRRTRIAKAIASAVATDASSPLPDLPPGNDVLTTSMQEYVDVQRKGSVTRNRIEDLSAALFLRVDGRINRGLWILDTIVTAAPLLGLLGTILGIMDTFQALSAGGVSDPSAVSRGIGSALFATAIGIGTALYGLLGHNVLHRLGECITEDFKSFLLETTK; encoded by the coding sequence ATGTCCATCAGCCAGGACTTCATGCACGCCGCGACGATCAACCTGCTGTACGCGGGCATCGCCATCCTGACCTTCGTGATCCTCGAACGGCTCGTGTACTACGTGTACCTCACCACGCGCCGCACGCGCATCGCGAAGGCCATCGCCTCCGCGGTGGCCACCGACGCCAGCAGCCCGCTGCCCGACCTGCCCCCCGGCAACGACGTGCTCACCACGTCGATGCAGGAGTACGTGGACGTGCAGCGAAAGGGCAGCGTCACGCGCAACCGCATCGAGGACCTGTCGGCCGCGCTGTTCCTGCGCGTCGACGGCCGCATCAATCGCGGCCTGTGGATCCTCGACACCATCGTGACGGCGGCTCCGCTGCTGGGCCTGCTGGGCACGATCCTCGGGATCATGGACACGTTCCAGGCCCTGTCGGCGGGGGGTGTGTCCGACCCGTCGGCGGTCAGCCGCGGCATCGGTTCGGCGCTGTTCGCCACCGCGATCGGCATCGGTACCGCGCTGTACGGCCTGCTCGGCCACAACGTGCTGCACCGCCTGGGCGAGTGCATCACCGAGGATTTCAAGAGCTTCCTGCTCGAAACGACCAAGTGA
- a CDS encoding energy transducer TonB has protein sequence MSIRDPFERASNGFALLATAAAVMAMALAPKPSMAPSPPPPEDPPVVTLQAVELPPEVVPPPPPPPPPPPPPPPKPETPPPPRPLPPAPAPAPVPSPAPSPVPVPPPPPPQPVAPVPPPAPVPPPPAPPPPNTANVEAGYVGRLRTYIRGITEYPTSGDARRLRPEGSSVVRFTLGRDGSLKNAEIEKGSGSPILDRQALQIVRNGKYPAWPADAWGGSDEHTFTVTVQFVSP, from the coding sequence GTGAGCATCCGCGACCCTTTCGAACGGGCCTCCAACGGCTTCGCGCTGCTGGCGACGGCGGCGGCCGTGATGGCGATGGCGCTGGCGCCGAAGCCGTCGATGGCACCCAGCCCGCCGCCGCCGGAGGACCCGCCGGTGGTGACGCTGCAGGCCGTCGAGCTGCCGCCCGAGGTCGTTCCCCCGCCGCCTCCACCCCCGCCACCCCCGCCACCCCCGCCGCCGAAGCCGGAGACACCGCCGCCGCCCCGCCCATTGCCGCCGGCTCCGGCACCCGCGCCCGTGCCGTCGCCCGCGCCGTCCCCAGTTCCAGTGCCGCCTCCGCCGCCCCCGCAGCCGGTGGCTCCGGTGCCACCGCCCGCACCAGTGCCTCCGCCCCCTGCGCCGCCACCGCCGAACACGGCGAACGTGGAGGCGGGGTACGTGGGCCGGCTGCGCACGTACATCCGCGGCATCACCGAGTACCCGACGTCGGGCGACGCGCGCCGCCTGCGGCCCGAGGGGTCGAGTGTCGTGCGCTTCACGCTCGGCCGCGACGGTTCGCTGAAGAACGCCGAGATCGAGAAGGGGTCCGGTTCGCCGATCCTCGACCGCCAGGCGCTGCAGATCGTGCGCAACGGCAAGTACCCGGCCTGGCCGGCCGACGCCTGGGGCGGCTCGGATGAACACACCTTCACCGTGACCGTGCAGTTCGTGTCCCCATGA
- a CDS encoding putative hydro-lyase, which yields MTAVPDFDTNSPKAVRAAIRSGAYRGFTNAVARRHVQGNLMVVPAAHADDFAAYCALNPRALPVLGRSRPGSPFIPSLGEDLDLRTDTGGYMVFRGGELVDTPCEVASVWRDDLVAFVLGCSFSFEGVLQHHGVRLRHLDEGNVSAMYETGIATRAAGPFGGPLVVSMRALRAADAIRAIGVSRHYPEFHGEPVHLGDPSLIGIADLADSYGGHGLKTLHADELPVFWACGATAQTAALQARLPLCITHFKAHMVVTDLPVDMARATPSE from the coding sequence ATGACCGCCGTTCCCGACTTCGACACGAACTCGCCGAAGGCCGTGCGCGCGGCGATCCGAAGCGGCGCGTATCGCGGCTTCACGAACGCCGTGGCCCGCCGCCACGTGCAGGGCAACCTGATGGTGGTGCCCGCGGCCCACGCCGACGACTTCGCGGCGTACTGCGCGCTGAACCCGCGCGCACTGCCGGTGCTCGGCCGCAGCCGGCCGGGGTCGCCGTTCATCCCGTCGCTGGGCGAGGACCTCGACCTGCGCACCGACACCGGCGGCTACATGGTGTTCCGCGGCGGCGAACTGGTGGACACGCCGTGCGAGGTCGCGTCGGTCTGGCGCGACGACCTGGTGGCCTTCGTGCTCGGCTGCTCGTTTTCGTTCGAGGGTGTGCTGCAGCACCACGGCGTGCGGCTGCGCCACCTCGACGAAGGCAACGTCTCGGCGATGTACGAGACCGGCATCGCCACACGCGCCGCGGGCCCGTTCGGCGGCCCGCTGGTGGTGTCGATGCGCGCGCTGCGCGCGGCCGACGCCATCCGGGCCATCGGCGTGTCCCGCCACTACCCCGAATTCCACGGCGAGCCGGTGCACCTCGGCGACCCGTCGCTGATCGGCATCGCCGACCTGGCCGACTCGTACGGCGGCCACGGCCTCAAGACGCTGCATGCCGACGAACTGCCCGTCTTCTGGGCCTGCGGCGCCACGGCCCAGACGGCGGCGCTGCAGGCGCGGTTGCCGCTGTGCATCACCCACTTCAAGGCGCACATGGTCGTGACGGACCTTCCGGTCGACATGGCGCGCGCGACCCCTTCCGAATGA
- a CDS encoding ExbD/TolR family protein — translation MRSFPQRKQRQARIEIIPMIDVMMFLLVFFVLISTNVLPALGLNVALPGSAQPDPIKDEPLRITLTVDKDGAVYVDGQATPMADVAGRLKTLAGVKQAKVIIAGDGSSNLQTLVEVLDQLKSAGMPAASIVTKRQT, via the coding sequence ATGAGATCCTTCCCCCAACGCAAGCAGCGCCAGGCGCGCATCGAGATCATTCCGATGATCGACGTGATGATGTTCCTGCTGGTGTTCTTCGTGCTCATCAGCACCAACGTGCTGCCCGCGCTGGGTCTGAACGTGGCGCTGCCCGGTTCGGCCCAGCCCGACCCGATCAAGGACGAGCCGCTGCGCATCACGCTCACCGTCGACAAGGACGGTGCCGTGTACGTCGACGGCCAGGCCACCCCGATGGCGGACGTGGCGGGCAGGCTCAAGACGCTCGCCGGCGTGAAGCAGGCGAAGGTCATCATCGCTGGCGACGGCAGCTCGAACCTGCAGACGCTCGTCGAGGTGCTCGACCAGCTCAAGAGCGCGGGCATGCCGGCCGCGTCCATCGTCACCAAGCGCCAGACGTGA
- a CDS encoding TonB-dependent receptor has translation MKSPFIATVLAAAAAAAVAQTAAPAPASTDKTDIGRVSASGASNANPLETPSATGVTRKEIGGGLMVDENVSKTKSSVTRDFIQKQAPTADVFQLLKYSPGSTSATSDAWGLSPGVISVRGMDGGQMGFNFEGMPLSVASNWSVFPGQYIDTENTDVVTLNQGSADLASPNVTATGGIVDIFLHTPSKKPGGLLTLAVGSDNARRFFLRGETGEIGESGFRAFGSISEIDADHFRGPGKDRKQHLAVGAVQEWGGGSRTKLALTYSKFMRDVYKNPTLAQWNNGGMDGAASNYDATYTPGSLTYYRMLQNPWENLLVSAPTDLRVNEKLSFNVTPYLYYGFGGSGSAGSLNESSVAWGNTVGPVDLNGNGTTTDTGVTFYNPILEKNIRTGVTFKGNYQLDNHALVAGVWMQHSRDQLYRPYSRMNADGTPADMSGTSSLITTGSGHVVEQWNQDTHDNFYALFAGDTISLMEDRLAIDVGVKKMWLQREGYNRVPSDVAYTQAQNNPVLPTAAIRFKLDDVNSVFGSITKGYRILPAGALYPRYNASTGAQTTRANPDQASEESLALEAGYRYQGPQVSLSTSVFSYDFKNRQISAQVCDPGCVSSPINGGKQSAYGIDFEAGLRPYMNFRPYASLELMKTKVESDIPVSGDFLPTTGKEAVRAPKVQAAVAVDYDNGSFFGNLGVKYVGKQYATFMNDQEIPGYATVDMALGYRFALPASSGFTKPEVRLNLMNIGDRKYLSGVNSPTTNATATTGVNGATIAASQPTYLVANPFAAMLTFAVGF, from the coding sequence ATGAAAAGCCCCTTCATCGCCACCGTCCTGGCCGCTGCGGCCGCCGCTGCGGTCGCGCAGACCGCAGCGCCCGCACCCGCCAGCACGGACAAGACCGACATCGGCCGTGTGAGCGCATCCGGCGCGTCGAACGCGAACCCGCTCGAGACGCCGTCGGCGACGGGCGTGACGCGCAAGGAGATCGGCGGCGGCCTGATGGTCGACGAGAACGTCTCGAAGACGAAAAGCTCGGTCACGCGCGACTTCATCCAGAAGCAGGCCCCGACCGCCGACGTCTTCCAGCTGCTGAAGTACTCGCCGGGTTCCACGTCGGCCACCAGCGACGCCTGGGGCCTGAGCCCGGGCGTGATCTCGGTGCGCGGCATGGACGGGGGCCAGATGGGCTTCAACTTCGAAGGCATGCCGCTCAGCGTGGCGTCGAACTGGTCGGTGTTCCCAGGCCAGTACATCGACACCGAGAACACCGACGTCGTCACGCTGAACCAGGGGTCCGCCGACCTCGCGTCGCCGAACGTCACCGCCACGGGTGGCATCGTCGACATCTTCCTGCACACGCCCTCGAAGAAGCCGGGCGGCCTGCTGACGCTGGCCGTGGGTTCCGACAACGCCCGCCGCTTTTTTCTCCGCGGTGAAACCGGCGAGATCGGCGAGAGCGGTTTCCGCGCGTTCGGCTCCATCTCCGAGATCGACGCCGACCACTTCCGCGGCCCGGGCAAGGACCGCAAGCAGCACCTGGCCGTGGGCGCCGTGCAGGAGTGGGGCGGCGGCAGCCGCACCAAGCTCGCGCTGACGTACTCGAAGTTCATGCGCGACGTCTACAAGAACCCGACGCTGGCCCAGTGGAACAACGGTGGCATGGACGGTGCGGCCTCGAACTACGACGCGACCTACACCCCCGGCAGCCTGACCTACTACCGCATGCTGCAGAACCCGTGGGAGAACCTGCTGGTTTCGGCACCCACCGACCTGCGTGTGAACGAGAAGCTGTCGTTCAACGTCACGCCGTACCTGTACTACGGCTTCGGCGGCTCCGGCTCGGCCGGGTCGCTCAACGAATCGTCGGTGGCCTGGGGCAACACGGTGGGACCGGTGGACCTCAACGGCAACGGCACCACCACCGACACCGGCGTCACGTTCTACAACCCGATCCTCGAGAAGAACATCCGCACCGGCGTGACCTTCAAGGGCAACTACCAGCTCGACAACCACGCGCTGGTGGCGGGCGTGTGGATGCAGCACTCGCGCGACCAGCTCTACCGCCCGTACAGCCGCATGAACGCCGACGGCACGCCGGCCGACATGAGCGGCACCTCGTCGTTGATCACGACGGGCTCCGGCCACGTCGTGGAGCAGTGGAACCAGGACACCCACGACAACTTCTACGCGCTGTTCGCCGGCGACACCATCAGCCTGATGGAAGACCGCCTCGCGATCGACGTGGGCGTGAAGAAGATGTGGCTGCAGCGCGAGGGCTACAACCGCGTGCCGAGCGACGTCGCGTACACGCAGGCGCAGAACAACCCGGTGCTGCCCACCGCAGCCATCCGCTTCAAGCTCGACGACGTGAACTCGGTGTTCGGCAGCATCACGAAGGGCTACCGCATCCTGCCGGCCGGCGCGCTCTACCCGCGCTACAACGCGTCCACCGGCGCGCAGACCACCCGCGCGAACCCCGACCAGGCCTCGGAGGAGTCGCTCGCGCTCGAGGCCGGCTACCGTTACCAGGGGCCCCAGGTCAGCCTGTCGACATCGGTGTTCAGCTACGACTTCAAGAACCGGCAGATCTCGGCCCAGGTGTGCGACCCGGGCTGCGTGAGCTCGCCGATCAACGGCGGCAAGCAGAGCGCGTACGGCATCGACTTCGAGGCCGGCCTGCGCCCGTACATGAACTTCCGGCCGTACGCCTCGCTCGAGCTGATGAAGACGAAGGTGGAGTCGGACATCCCGGTGTCGGGCGACTTCCTGCCCACCACCGGCAAGGAAGCCGTGCGCGCGCCGAAGGTGCAGGCCGCCGTCGCGGTCGACTACGACAACGGCTCCTTCTTCGGCAACCTGGGCGTGAAGTACGTCGGCAAGCAGTACGCCACCTTCATGAACGACCAGGAGATCCCGGGCTACGCCACCGTCGACATGGCGCTCGGCTACCGCTTCGCGCTGCCGGCCTCGTCGGGTTTCACGAAGCCGGAAGTGCGCTTGAACCTGATGAACATCGGCGACCGCAAGTACCTGTCGGGGGTCAACAGCCCGACCACCAACGCGACCGCCACCACCGGCGTCAACGGCGCCACGATCGCCGCGTCCCAGCCCACCTACCTGGTGGCCAACCCCTTCGCCGCGATGCTGACCTTCGCGGTCGGCTTCTGA
- a CDS encoding phytanoyl-CoA dioxygenase family protein, translating to MNTEQMYQQYQEEGYVLIPGALSADDVRELQATTDRITAQARGLTEENAMFDFEAGHTPDAPLVQRLKKPHRIDPLYFALAKHPAIFGLVQRICGENVRLSHSKINMKAARAGSPLEWHQDWAFAPHTNMSTCVASVMMDDVSLENGAMQVLPGSHKGPLLEHHDPEFGFVGAVDVVQQKVDLSKAASLVGPAGTVSIHHPMTMHGSGSNRSGKQRRILFLEYAASDAFPLFYDVDWAEYNSRLLTGPATSAVRTEPNVIKLPFPSRAGSSIYKAQALARERQFDKVA from the coding sequence ATGAACACCGAACAGATGTACCAGCAGTACCAGGAGGAAGGCTACGTGCTGATCCCCGGCGCGCTGAGCGCCGACGACGTGCGCGAGCTGCAGGCCACCACGGACCGCATCACGGCCCAGGCGCGCGGCCTGACCGAGGAAAACGCGATGTTCGACTTCGAGGCCGGGCACACGCCCGACGCGCCGCTCGTGCAGCGCCTGAAGAAGCCGCACCGCATCGACCCGCTCTACTTCGCGCTCGCGAAACACCCGGCCATCTTCGGCCTGGTGCAGCGCATCTGCGGCGAGAACGTCCGGCTGAGCCACAGCAAGATCAACATGAAGGCGGCCCGCGCGGGATCGCCGCTGGAGTGGCACCAGGACTGGGCCTTCGCGCCGCACACGAACATGTCCACCTGCGTGGCCTCGGTGATGATGGACGACGTCTCACTCGAGAACGGCGCGATGCAGGTGCTGCCCGGCAGCCACAAGGGCCCGCTGCTCGAACACCACGACCCGGAGTTCGGCTTCGTCGGCGCGGTGGACGTCGTGCAGCAGAAGGTCGATCTGTCGAAGGCGGCGTCGCTCGTGGGTCCCGCCGGCACGGTGTCGATCCACCACCCGATGACGATGCACGGCTCGGGATCGAACCGGTCCGGCAAGCAGCGCCGCATCCTGTTCCTCGAGTACGCCGCGAGCGATGCCTTCCCGCTGTTCTACGACGTGGACTGGGCGGAATACAACAGCCGGCTGCTGACCGGCCCGGCCACGAGTGCCGTGCGCACCGAGCCCAACGTCATCAAGCTGCCGTTCCCGTCGCGGGCCGGCAGCTCGATCTACAAGGCCCAGGCGCTCGCCCGCGAACGCCAGTTCGACAAGGTGGCCTGA